From a region of the Candidatus Pantoea bituminis genome:
- the hfq gene encoding RNA chaperone Hfq — MAKGQSLQDPFLNALRRERVPVSIYLVNGIKLQGQIESFDQFVILLKNTVSQMVYKHAISTVVPSRPVSHHSNNTGGSTNNYHHSGSTPSAQPQPQQDGDSAE; from the coding sequence ATGGCTAAGGGGCAATCATTACAAGACCCGTTTTTGAACGCATTGCGTCGTGAACGTGTTCCGGTTTCGATTTATTTGGTTAACGGTATTAAGCTGCAAGGTCAGATTGAGTCATTTGATCAGTTTGTGATTTTGTTGAAGAACACGGTCAGTCAGATGGTGTACAAGCATGCCATTTCTACCGTAGTGCCTTCACGTCCGGTTTCTCACCATAGCAATAATACCGGCGGCAGCACGAATAATTACCATCATAGCGGCAGCACGCCATCAGCGCAGCCGCAGCCACAACAAGACGGTGATAGCGCAGAATAA
- the hflX gene encoding ribosome rescue GTPase HflX: MFDRYDAGEQAVLVHIWFSQDKEVEDLQEFETLVSSAGVEALQVITGSRKAPHPKYFVGEGKAVEIADAVKSSGASVVLFDHALTPAQERNLERLCECRVIDRTGLILDIFAQRARTHEGKLQVELAQLRHLATRLVRGWTHLERQKGGIGLRGPGETQLETDRRLLRGRISQILSRLERVEKQREQGRQARAKADVPTVSLVGYTNAGKSTLFNAITSANVYAADQLFATLDPTLRRLNVADVGEVVLADTVGFIRHLPHDLVAAFKATLQETRQAALLLHVIDGADVRLNENIEAVDTVLEEIEADEIPKLLIMNKIDMLDNFEPRIDRNEENLPIRVWLSAQTGVGIPLLWQALSERLSGEIAQYDLRLPPDAGRLRSRFYQLQAIEKEWNEEDGSVGLQIRMPIVDWRRLCKQEPSLTSYIV, from the coding sequence TTGTTTGACCGTTATGATGCCGGTGAGCAGGCCGTACTGGTACACATCTGGTTCTCCCAAGACAAAGAGGTAGAAGATCTACAGGAATTTGAAACCCTGGTTTCTTCTGCTGGCGTCGAAGCGCTGCAAGTCATTACCGGCAGTCGTAAAGCGCCACACCCGAAGTATTTTGTCGGTGAAGGAAAGGCCGTTGAAATTGCCGATGCGGTAAAATCAAGTGGAGCATCGGTCGTATTATTCGATCATGCCTTAACGCCCGCTCAGGAAAGAAACCTGGAGCGGTTATGCGAATGCCGTGTGATTGATCGCACAGGCTTAATCCTTGATATCTTTGCCCAGCGCGCCCGCACCCACGAAGGTAAATTGCAGGTCGAGTTGGCTCAGCTACGTCATCTTGCTACGCGTCTTGTGCGTGGTTGGACGCACCTTGAACGCCAAAAAGGCGGTATTGGCCTGCGTGGCCCGGGTGAAACGCAGCTAGAGACTGACCGCCGTTTATTACGTGGCCGCATAAGCCAGATTCTTTCCCGTCTTGAGCGTGTTGAAAAACAGCGCGAGCAGGGACGTCAGGCGCGCGCTAAAGCCGATGTACCCACCGTTTCTCTGGTAGGCTACACCAACGCCGGAAAATCCACTCTGTTTAACGCCATTACCTCTGCCAATGTGTACGCTGCGGATCAACTCTTTGCGACCCTTGATCCTACTTTACGTCGCTTGAATGTGGCTGATGTTGGCGAGGTGGTATTAGCGGATACTGTTGGGTTTATTCGCCATCTCCCGCATGACCTTGTCGCTGCGTTTAAAGCTACACTGCAAGAAACGCGTCAGGCAGCATTGCTGCTTCACGTCATTGACGGTGCAGACGTGCGACTGAATGAGAATATCGAAGCCGTAGATACGGTTCTTGAAGAGATTGAAGCGGACGAAATACCGAAGCTTCTGATCATGAATAAAATCGATATGCTCGATAATTTTGAACCGCGTATTGATCGCAACGAAGAAAATCTGCCGATTCGTGTCTGGCTTTCAGCCCAGACTGGCGTGGGCATTCCTTTGTTGTGGCAAGCGTTGTCAGAGCGCCTGTCGGGTGAAATTGCCCAATATGATTTGCGTCTGCCACCAGATGCGGGGCGCTTGCGCAGCCGTTTCTATCAGTTGCAGGCGATTGAGAAAGAGTGGAATGAAGAAGACGGCAGTGTCGGTTTACAGATCAGGATGCCAATTGTTGACTGGCGTCGTTTATGTAAACAAGAGCCGTCACTAACCAGTTACATTGTTTGA
- the hflK gene encoding FtsH protease activity modulator HflK — MAWNQPGNNGQDRDPWGSSNNQGGNSGGNKGGRDKGPPDLDDIFRKLSKKLGGLGGGKQSDNGQRGSGSGGKIVGIVAVAAVVIWAASGFYTIKEAERGVVTRFGKFSHLVEPGLNWKPTFIDQVRAVNVEAVRELAASGVMLTSDENVVRVEMNVQYRVTDPERYLYAVTSADDSLRQATDSALRGVIGRSTMDRILTEGRTVVRSDTQREIDETIRPYNMGIAVLDVNFQAARPPEEVKSAFDDAIAARENREQYVREAEAYANEVQPRANGQAQRLLEEARAYKERTVLEAQGEVARFAKILPEYKAAPEITKERLYIETMERVLSHTRKVLVNDRGNSLMVLPLDQLMRGMDSSGQSGKKGTSSSTLPPLSDRNTSRSESSSYSPDSVLDQRRVNAQRNDTQREGRE; from the coding sequence ATGGCGTGGAATCAGCCCGGAAATAACGGACAGGACCGCGACCCGTGGGGAAGCAGCAATAATCAAGGCGGCAACTCTGGGGGAAATAAAGGAGGTCGAGATAAAGGGCCACCTGATCTGGATGATATCTTCCGTAAGCTGAGCAAGAAGCTCGGTGGACTGGGCGGTGGCAAACAGAGTGACAACGGACAGCGCGGCTCCGGCAGCGGTGGAAAAATTGTTGGCATTGTAGCTGTTGCTGCTGTGGTCATCTGGGCCGCCAGCGGATTCTACACCATCAAAGAAGCGGAACGCGGCGTGGTTACACGCTTCGGTAAATTCAGCCATCTGGTTGAGCCGGGCCTTAACTGGAAACCGACATTTATCGATCAGGTCCGCGCGGTTAACGTTGAAGCAGTACGTGAACTGGCGGCTTCTGGCGTGATGTTAACGTCTGATGAGAACGTGGTGCGCGTAGAAATGAACGTGCAGTACCGCGTGACCGATCCAGAGCGCTATCTCTATGCAGTGACCAGCGCCGATGACAGCTTGCGTCAGGCAACTGACAGTGCGCTGCGTGGCGTTATTGGTCGTTCAACCATGGACCGCATTCTGACTGAAGGCCGTACCGTGGTGCGTAGCGATACCCAACGTGAAATCGATGAAACCATTCGTCCATACAACATGGGTATTGCGGTGCTTGACGTCAACTTCCAGGCAGCACGTCCTCCGGAAGAGGTGAAGTCAGCGTTTGACGATGCAATTGCAGCGCGTGAAAACCGCGAGCAATACGTACGTGAAGCGGAAGCTTACGCCAACGAAGTTCAGCCGCGAGCCAATGGCCAGGCGCAACGTCTGCTTGAAGAAGCACGTGCTTATAAAGAGCGTACTGTTCTGGAAGCACAAGGTGAAGTAGCGCGTTTTGCCAAGATTCTGCCGGAGTATAAAGCCGCGCCAGAGATCACCAAAGAGCGTCTGTATATCGAAACCATGGAACGCGTGTTGAGTCACACTCGTAAGGTGCTGGTTAATGATCGTGGTAATAGCCTGATGGTGCTGCCGCTTGATCAACTGATGCGTGGCATGGATTCTTCCGGTCAGAGTGGTAAAAAAGGCACGAGTTCATCTACGCTGCCACCTCTTTCAGACCGTAATACCAGCCGCAGTGAAAGTTCGTCATACAGTCCAGACAGCGTCCTGGATCAGCGTCGAGTGAATGCTCAGCGCAACGATACCCAGCGCGAAGGGAGAGAGTAA
- the hflC gene encoding protease modulator HflC, translating to MRKPIIFLLIVVLVALYASLFVVQEGQRGIVLRFGKVLRDDENKPQVFSPGLHFKIPFIETVKSLDARIQTMDNQADRFVTKEKKDLIVDSYIKWRISDFSRYYLATGGGDVSQAEVLLKRKFSDRLRSEMGRLDVKDIVTDSRGRLTTDVRDALNTGSAGNDDEIATPAADDAIANAAARVERETNSSEPAPNPNSMAALGIQVVDVRIKQINLPTEVSDAIFNRMRAEREAVARSQRSQGQEEAEKLRAQADYQVTRTIAEAQREALITRGDGDAETAKLFANAFSQDPDFYAFIRSLRAYENSFNENQDIMVLSPDSDFFRYMKAPSNATR from the coding sequence ATGCGTAAGCCCATAATCTTTTTACTTATTGTTGTGCTGGTGGCGCTTTACGCATCGCTGTTTGTTGTGCAAGAAGGCCAGCGGGGCATTGTGCTGCGTTTCGGTAAAGTGTTGCGCGATGATGAAAACAAACCACAGGTGTTTTCACCGGGTCTGCATTTCAAGATTCCGTTTATCGAAACGGTTAAATCGTTGGATGCACGTATTCAGACCATGGATAACCAAGCCGATCGCTTTGTAACCAAAGAGAAAAAAGACCTGATCGTTGACTCTTATATCAAATGGCGCATCAGTGATTTTAGCCGTTATTACCTGGCAACCGGCGGCGGTGACGTTTCACAGGCTGAAGTGCTGCTGAAACGTAAGTTCAGTGACCGTTTGCGTTCTGAAATGGGTCGTCTGGATGTGAAAGACATCGTGACGGATTCGCGTGGCCGCTTAACCACTGACGTGCGTGATGCACTGAATACCGGTAGCGCGGGCAACGACGACGAAATTGCGACACCCGCCGCTGATGATGCGATTGCTAACGCGGCAGCGCGCGTTGAGCGTGAAACCAACAGCAGTGAACCTGCGCCAAACCCGAACAGCATGGCGGCGTTAGGTATTCAGGTTGTTGATGTGCGCATTAAGCAAATTAACTTGCCGACCGAAGTGTCTGACGCCATCTTTAACCGTATGCGTGCAGAACGTGAAGCGGTAGCGCGTAGTCAGCGTTCACAAGGTCAGGAAGAGGCGGAGAAATTGCGCGCTCAAGCCGATTATCAGGTAACACGTACCATCGCAGAAGCACAGCGTGAAGCGTTGATTACCCGCGGTGATGGTGATGCTGAAACGGCGAAGTTATTTGCAAATGCGTTTAGTCAGGACCCGGATTTCTATGCTTTCATCCGCAGCCTGCGCGCTTATGAAAATAGCTTCAACGAAAATCAGGACATCATGGTGTTGAGCCCAGACAGCGATTTCTTCCGATATATGAAAGCGCCCTCTAACGCAACGCGATAA
- a CDS encoding DUF2065 domain-containing protein, which yields MNTSIWIALALVLVLEGLGPMFMPRAWRRLIQTMTQLPDRLLHRFGGGLVVAGVVIYCMLSMHGNI from the coding sequence ATGAACACGAGTATCTGGATAGCATTAGCGTTGGTATTGGTGCTGGAAGGCTTAGGACCGATGTTTATGCCACGTGCCTGGCGGCGGTTAATTCAAACCATGACGCAACTGCCCGATCGCCTGCTGCATCGTTTTGGCGGCGGCTTAGTGGTCGCGGGTGTAGTGATTTATTGCATGTTAAGCATGCACGGCAATATCTGA
- a CDS encoding adenylosuccinate synthase, with the protein MGKNVVVLGTQWGDEGKGKIVDLLTERANYVVRYQGGHNAGHTLVINGEKTVLHLIPSGILRENVTSIIGNGVVLSPEALMKEMKGLEARGIPVRERLLISEACPLILQYHVAMDMAREKARGAKAIGTTGRGIGPAYEDKVARRALRVSDLFNKETFAAKLKEVVDYYNFQLVHYYKEEAVDFDKVLSDVMAVADILTSMVVDVSELLDGARKRGDLIMFEGAQGTLLDIDHGTYPYVTSSNTTAGGVATGSGIGPRYVDYVLGIVKAYSTRVGAGPFPTELFDETGEFLCKQGNEFGATTGRRRRTGWLDAVAVRRAVQINSLSGFCMTKLDVLDGLKEVKICVAYRMPDGSEATTTPLAAENWEGIEPIYESMPGWSETTFGVKTLEGLPQAARNYIKRVEEITGVPVDIISTGPDRSETMILRDPFDA; encoded by the coding sequence ATGGGTAAGAACGTCGTCGTACTGGGCACCCAATGGGGTGACGAAGGTAAAGGTAAGATTGTAGACCTTCTGACTGAACGCGCGAATTACGTTGTGCGTTATCAAGGCGGCCACAATGCGGGCCACACACTTGTCATCAACGGTGAAAAAACCGTTCTCCACTTGATCCCTTCTGGCATTCTGCGCGAAAACGTTACCAGTATTATTGGTAATGGCGTGGTTCTCTCTCCTGAAGCATTGATGAAAGAGATGAAAGGCCTGGAAGCGCGTGGGATTCCGGTACGCGAACGTCTGCTGATTTCTGAAGCTTGTCCGCTGATTCTGCAATATCACGTTGCGATGGACATGGCGCGCGAAAAAGCGCGTGGTGCCAAAGCGATCGGCACCACCGGCCGTGGTATTGGCCCGGCTTATGAAGATAAAGTGGCTCGCCGTGCTCTGCGTGTTAGCGATCTCTTCAACAAAGAAACTTTCGCAGCCAAACTGAAAGAAGTGGTCGATTACTACAACTTCCAGCTGGTGCATTACTACAAAGAAGAAGCTGTCGATTTCGACAAAGTGCTGAGTGATGTGATGGCGGTTGCCGACATCCTGACCAGCATGGTTGTTGATGTGTCTGAACTATTGGACGGCGCGCGTAAGCGTGGCGACCTGATCATGTTCGAAGGCGCACAAGGTACGTTGTTGGACATCGATCACGGTACTTATCCGTATGTAACCTCATCAAACACCACCGCAGGCGGCGTTGCCACCGGTTCAGGTATTGGTCCTCGTTACGTTGATTATGTGCTGGGCATCGTTAAAGCCTACTCTACTCGCGTAGGTGCAGGCCCGTTCCCAACGGAACTGTTTGATGAAACGGGTGAGTTCCTGTGTAAGCAAGGCAACGAATTTGGTGCTACCACGGGTCGTCGTCGTCGTACTGGTTGGCTGGACGCTGTTGCTGTTCGTCGTGCCGTTCAGATCAACTCTTTATCAGGTTTCTGCATGACCAAGTTGGACGTGCTGGATGGCCTGAAAGAAGTGAAAATCTGCGTAGCGTATCGCATGCCAGATGGCAGTGAAGCAACCACCACACCGCTGGCGGCAGAAAACTGGGAAGGCATTGAGCCGATTTACGAATCAATGCCAGGCTGGAGCGAAACGACTTTTGGTGTGAAAACACTGGAAGGCTTGCCACAAGCTGCCCGTAACTACATCAAACGCGTAGAAGAGATCACTGGCGTGCCGGTTGATATCATCTCTACTGGCCCTGATCGTAGTGAAACGATGATTCTGCGCGATCCGTTCGACGCATAA
- the nsrR gene encoding nitric oxide-sensing transcriptional repressor NsrR encodes MQLTSFTDYGLRALIYMATLPEGKLTNITEVTNTYGVSRNHMVKIINQLSRAGFVAATRGKNGGIRLGMKANQIVIGEVVRKMEPLQLVDCSACAITPACRLRNALHAAVQVFLRELDSYTLADLVEGNTPLYEIILSEPPVAMKIK; translated from the coding sequence GTGCAGCTGACAAGTTTTACTGATTATGGTCTGCGGGCCTTGATATATATGGCTACCTTGCCGGAAGGCAAGTTGACTAACATTACCGAAGTAACCAATACCTATGGCGTATCGCGTAATCATATGGTCAAAATCATCAATCAATTAAGCCGTGCTGGGTTTGTGGCAGCTACGCGCGGTAAAAATGGCGGCATTCGTTTAGGCATGAAAGCCAATCAAATCGTCATTGGTGAAGTCGTTCGTAAGATGGAACCGCTACAATTAGTAGATTGCAGCGCGTGTGCCATTACGCCAGCTTGCCGTTTAAGGAATGCACTCCATGCTGCGGTGCAGGTATTCTTACGGGAACTGGATAGCTATACCCTGGCGGATCTCGTTGAAGGAAATACACCTTTATATGAAATCATATTGTCCGAACCGCCGGTGGCAATGAAAATTAAATGA
- the rlmB gene encoding 23S rRNA (guanosine(2251)-2'-O)-methyltransferase RlmB, whose translation MSEIIFGIHAVQALLENDPQRFQEVFILKGRDDRRLQPLVTALEAQGIVIQLANRQWLDSQVEGGVHQGIVARVKPGRQYQEGDLPDLLQSLEKPFLLVLDGVTDPHNLGACLRSADAAGVHAVIVPKDRSATLNATAKKVASGAAENVPLIRVTNLARTLRLLQEYNIWVVGTAGEADHTVYQSKMTGPMALVMGAEGEGMRRLTREHCDELISIPMAGSVSSLNVSVATGVCLFEAVRQRAL comes from the coding sequence ATGAGCGAAATAATTTTTGGTATCCATGCCGTGCAGGCGCTGCTGGAAAACGATCCACAACGTTTCCAGGAAGTCTTTATCCTCAAAGGCCGCGACGATCGTCGTCTGCAACCGTTGGTAACCGCGCTGGAAGCTCAAGGTATCGTGATTCAACTGGCTAACCGTCAATGGCTCGATAGCCAGGTTGAAGGTGGCGTGCATCAGGGTATTGTCGCGCGCGTGAAGCCGGGCCGTCAGTATCAGGAAGGCGATCTGCCGGATCTGCTGCAAAGCCTGGAAAAACCATTTTTACTGGTGCTGGATGGCGTCACCGATCCGCACAATTTGGGTGCTTGCCTGCGTAGCGCCGATGCTGCGGGTGTGCATGCGGTCATCGTCCCAAAAGATCGCTCCGCGACACTCAACGCAACAGCGAAAAAAGTGGCCAGCGGCGCAGCCGAAAACGTGCCGTTAATTCGCGTGACTAACCTGGCGCGTACTTTGCGCTTGCTGCAGGAATACAACATTTGGGTAGTGGGTACCGCCGGCGAAGCCGATCACACTGTGTATCAGAGCAAAATGACCGGTCCAATGGCCTTGGTGATGGGCGCGGAAGGTGAAGGTATGCGTCGCCTCACGCGAGAGCATTGCGATGAGCTGATCAGCATTCCAATGGCGGGCAGCGTTTCCTCGCTGAACGTGTCAGTCGCAACCGGCGTCTGTTTGTTTGAAGCGGTGCGTCAACGCGCGCTGTAA
- a CDS encoding isovaleryl-CoA dehydrogenase yields MTWTTHTVFNQPQPLSNSNLFLSDTPLCEALLREGGEWDRDWLASVGMQLGSAESLELGRLANAEPPELLRYDARGARLDEVRFHPAWHLLMQGVCASRLHNLTWQPNVLERGSVARAARFILHAQVEAGTLCPVTMTHAAIPLLQRTLPAAFEGWLDPLLSDRYDTHAQPGEQKRGLLIGMGMTEKQGGSDVMTNTTRAEPLEQRGPGEAYRIVGHKWFFSVPQSDAHLILAQTQQGLSCFFLPRLLPDGERNAIVIERLKDKLGNRSNASAEVEFKDAIGWLLGEEGEGVRMILKMGSMTRFDCALGSHGQMRRAFSVALYHAHQRQVQGKNLVDQPLMRQMLATQALQLEGQTAFLLRLARAWSQPAQPHEVSFARLFTPAAKYGICKAGMPFVADAMEVLGGIGYCEASELPRLYRDMPVNSIWEGSGNVMCLDVLRVLTRQSGIIDMLNQEFDAVKGSNRHFDARWRQLKLRLHKAQEVQAHEFTHQMLQLATAAQLLKYAEPPIADAWCRQWLDLRGSRPLENALTDRLLLRASGS; encoded by the coding sequence ATGACCTGGACAACCCACACCGTATTCAATCAGCCGCAACCTCTTAGCAACAGTAATCTCTTTCTGTCCGATACGCCGTTATGTGAAGCGCTACTGCGTGAAGGCGGTGAATGGGATCGCGATTGGCTCGCCTCGGTTGGTATGCAGCTTGGCAGCGCCGAATCACTGGAGCTGGGCCGTTTAGCCAACGCTGAGCCACCCGAACTGCTGCGTTACGATGCGCGTGGCGCGCGTCTTGATGAAGTGCGCTTCCATCCAGCCTGGCATTTACTGATGCAGGGCGTTTGCGCCAGCCGTCTGCATAATCTTACCTGGCAGCCCAATGTGCTTGAACGCGGCAGCGTGGCGCGTGCGGCGCGCTTTATTCTCCATGCGCAAGTGGAAGCCGGCACGCTTTGTCCGGTGACCATGACGCACGCTGCCATTCCTTTGCTACAACGGACGCTTCCCGCCGCGTTTGAAGGTTGGCTCGATCCCCTGTTGAGCGATCGTTACGACACGCATGCACAACCTGGCGAACAGAAGCGTGGGTTGTTGATTGGCATGGGCATGACGGAAAAACAGGGCGGCAGCGACGTCATGACCAATACCACTCGCGCAGAGCCTTTGGAGCAGCGCGGGCCTGGCGAAGCCTATCGTATCGTCGGCCACAAATGGTTCTTTTCCGTGCCTCAAAGCGATGCGCATCTGATTCTGGCGCAAACCCAGCAAGGGTTAAGCTGTTTTTTTCTGCCGCGTCTGCTTCCTGACGGCGAGCGCAACGCGATCGTTATTGAACGACTCAAAGACAAACTCGGTAATCGCTCGAATGCCAGCGCAGAAGTTGAGTTTAAAGATGCCATTGGCTGGCTATTGGGCGAAGAAGGCGAAGGCGTGCGGATGATCCTGAAAATGGGCAGCATGACGCGTTTCGATTGTGCTCTTGGCAGCCACGGTCAAATGCGACGCGCTTTTTCTGTGGCGCTCTATCATGCACATCAGCGTCAGGTGCAGGGAAAAAATTTGGTGGACCAGCCTTTGATGCGACAGATGCTGGCGACGCAAGCGCTGCAGCTAGAAGGGCAAACCGCATTTTTATTACGTCTGGCTCGCGCCTGGTCGCAGCCTGCCCAACCGCATGAAGTCAGTTTTGCTCGCTTGTTCACGCCAGCAGCGAAATATGGCATCTGCAAAGCGGGCATGCCGTTTGTCGCCGACGCGATGGAAGTATTAGGCGGCATCGGCTATTGCGAAGCGAGCGAACTGCCGCGCCTGTATCGTGACATGCCGGTTAACAGCATTTGGGAAGGATCCGGGAATGTGATGTGCCTGGATGTGCTGCGGGTGCTCACCCGGCAATCTGGCATTATCGACATGTTGAATCAGGAATTTGATGCGGTAAAAGGCAGCAATCGCCATTTTGATGCGCGCTGGCGTCAACTCAAGCTACGGCTGCATAAAGCGCAGGAAGTGCAGGCGCATGAATTTACGCATCAGATGCTACAACTGGCAACGGCGGCGCAACTGCTGAAATATGCTGAGCCGCCGATTGCTGATGCATGGTGTCGCCAATGGCTCGATTTGCGCGGATCGCGTCCGTTAGAAAACGCGCTGACCGATCGTTTATTACTGCGCGCGAGCGGCAGTTGA
- the bsmA gene encoding biofilm peroxide resistance protein BsmA — protein sequence MRYAFLLFFALLLSGCSVFKDTPEAPPAPTSHAQEISRSQTHGLPKLGTISVSVRGSPDDAEREIDARANQAGAIYYQIVMVDETVMPGLWYATATLYGASTAARAQ from the coding sequence ATGCGTTACGCTTTCCTGTTGTTTTTTGCCTTACTGCTCAGCGGCTGTTCAGTTTTTAAAGATACGCCGGAAGCGCCGCCTGCGCCGACCAGCCATGCACAAGAAATTTCACGATCGCAAACTCACGGCTTGCCGAAGCTGGGCACGATTAGCGTTAGCGTGCGCGGTTCGCCAGATGACGCTGAGCGTGAAATCGATGCGCGAGCAAATCAAGCGGGTGCGATTTACTATCAGATTGTGATGGTTGATGAAACGGTGATGCCAGGCTTATGGTACGCCACGGCAACATTATACGGCGCTTCAACTGCCGCTCGCGCGCAGTAA